One window from the genome of Pungitius pungitius chromosome 14, fPunPun2.1, whole genome shotgun sequence encodes:
- the LOC119228170 gene encoding protein tyrosine phosphatase type IVA 2-like, producing the protein MNRPAPVEISHDCLRFLITHNPTNAQLGRFIEDLKAYGVNTLVRVCAATYDKTPVEQEGIQVLDWPFDDGSAPPEQVVDDWLNLLQTKFREEPGSCVAVHCVAGLGRAPVLVALALIESGMKYEDAVHFIRLKRRGAFNSKQLLYLESYKPKLCLRSKDANGQSCSVQ; encoded by the exons ATGAACCGACCGGCTCCGGTGGAGATCTCTCATGACTGCCTGAGATTTCTCATTACGCACAACCCCACCAATGCACAACTCGGGAGGTTTATAGAG GATCTGAAGGCATATGGAGTGAACACCCTGGTAAGAGTGTGTGCCGCCACATATGACAAGACACCAGTGGAGCAAGAAGGTATCCAAGTCCTG GACTGGCCGTTTGACGATGGCTCTGCCCCCCCAGAACAGGTGGTTGATGATTGGCTGAACCTGCTGCAAACAAAGTTTCGTGAGGAACCGGGTAGCTGTGTGGCTGTGCACTGTGTGGCTGGATTAGGAAG agcTCCGGTGTTGGTGGCCCTGGCTCTCATCGAGAGCGGGATGAAATACGAAGACGCCGTGCACTTCATAAGGCT GAAGCGGCGCGGAGCGTTCAACTCCAAGCAGCTGCTGTACCTGGAGAGCTACAAGCCCAAACTGTGTCTGCGCTCCAAGGATGCCAACGGACAGAGCTGCTCCGTACAGTAG